One genomic segment of Magnetococcales bacterium includes these proteins:
- a CDS encoding cadherin-like domain-containing protein, producing TWTLTSDQLSGLTLTPASNSDSDFSLTVTATSTEADGGDTATQTGTIAVSVAADADTPTLVLSDASGNEDSAIVLNISFSLQDTDGSEALSGNIVMTDVPQGAVLSVGSAGATPGTWEIPQSALQVQATNAQGQPVSWTIPDLTITPPANSNVDFSLGLRVSTTDGTDTLTTSGVMDVDVLGVADAPTLSAALGDGLLSVYPLNIAAALTDLDGSEAMSITVSGVPDGVALSHGTNNGHGVWSLSAADLNGLTVHVSQNQTADFSLTVTATATENDGHSTTTSQSLSVEGYQPTNLEAGDDTVNTQSGQTVTYNILSNDVSPTGAALHVDSIGAVQHGTLSMVNGNVTYTANANFVGSETVSYTVSDANGLTDMAQVTFNVGSTVNVQETLENGTPWTGSTSTADVTTINASDGHADTVNADLYPEGGTVTLTITAQAPGGHLPTQLDLYILQDLTGSFKDDLSIIRGNQDSTNNSADLGLLDDLVKGVNGMIGDTRYGLGSFKDKLGGGNNTGLIHNLNLAADTTGSYLDSTKTGKGYDSMAADGGTANDAPEDQITALNDVAKAAIAGQYGFRAGVPKVVVIATDATAHTTPTEIAQTAANLAAANIIPIFLVADGWVDYDETGFYQDIVDQFGRGAVVELTTTSSNLVDAIRAGLETALSDLALTISGDEYGYASVVDHSASATGLHTWTVELDASLMSSHSADTLTMCVTDDDGNVLSDVTTVNVATTIDEIFGTNYSDSLTGHQGDNVINGGAGDDTIYGLGGNDTLYGGDGTDKLYGGDGNDTLDGGAGNDTLDGGAGNDTLTGGAGNDILTGGTGNDILDGGTGNDVMMGNDGNDIFLLRAGGGNDSVQGGMGNGWTDVVRLEGVDAIPGVQLDHVGNWTLETSADYTMVDGAIQFDAGDASGVITLWDGSQIAFEGIERIERV from the coding sequence CGGCGACGCAAACCGGAACCATCGCGGTCTCCGTGGCGGCGGATGCGGATACTCCGACCTTGGTGTTGAGCGATGCCTCGGGAAATGAGGATTCGGCCATTGTCTTGAATATTTCGTTTTCTTTGCAGGACACCGACGGATCTGAAGCCCTGTCTGGCAATATTGTCATGACCGATGTGCCCCAGGGTGCAGTTTTGAGTGTGGGGTCCGCCGGCGCGACGCCTGGAACATGGGAGATTCCCCAATCCGCTTTGCAGGTGCAGGCCACCAACGCTCAGGGTCAGCCGGTTTCCTGGACGATTCCCGATTTGACCATCACGCCTCCGGCCAACAGCAATGTTGATTTTAGTCTGGGTTTGCGTGTCTCGACCACGGACGGCACGGATACCTTGACCACCAGTGGGGTCATGGATGTGGATGTTCTGGGGGTCGCGGATGCGCCGACCTTGTCCGCTGCGTTGGGGGATGGGCTGTTATCGGTCTATCCGTTGAACATTGCCGCGGCCTTGACCGATCTGGACGGTTCGGAAGCGATGTCGATCACGGTGAGTGGGGTTCCGGATGGTGTGGCGCTTTCCCACGGCACGAACAACGGACATGGGGTGTGGAGCTTGTCTGCCGCTGATCTGAACGGTCTGACGGTTCATGTTTCCCAGAATCAGACCGCTGATTTCAGTTTGACCGTTACGGCCACCGCCACGGAAAACGATGGACATTCCACCACCACGTCCCAATCGCTTTCTGTGGAAGGGTATCAGCCCACGAATCTGGAAGCCGGAGATGATACGGTCAACACCCAATCGGGCCAGACGGTGACTTACAACATTTTGAGCAACGATGTCAGTCCCACCGGAGCCGCGTTGCATGTGGATTCCATCGGCGCGGTTCAACATGGAACCTTGTCCATGGTGAATGGCAACGTGACCTACACGGCGAATGCCAATTTTGTGGGGAGTGAGACGGTTTCCTACACGGTGTCGGACGCCAATGGTCTGACCGACATGGCTCAGGTCACCTTCAATGTGGGATCGACTGTCAACGTGCAAGAGACATTGGAGAATGGTACCCCCTGGACCGGTTCTACCTCCACGGCGGATGTCACGACCATCAACGCTTCGGATGGTCATGCGGATACTGTCAACGCCGATCTTTATCCCGAAGGGGGTACCGTGACCTTGACCATCACGGCCCAGGCGCCAGGGGGGCATCTGCCCACGCAGTTGGATCTTTATATTCTTCAGGATCTGACCGGTTCCTTCAAGGATGACCTGAGTATCATCCGTGGCAATCAGGACAGCACCAACAACAGTGCTGATCTGGGATTGCTGGATGATTTGGTGAAGGGGGTCAACGGCATGATCGGGGATACCCGTTACGGACTGGGAAGTTTCAAGGACAAACTGGGCGGTGGCAACAATACGGGTTTGATTCACAATCTGAATCTGGCAGCCGACACGACCGGTTCCTATCTGGACAGCACCAAGACCGGCAAGGGGTATGATTCCATGGCGGCAGACGGCGGCACGGCCAACGATGCTCCGGAAGATCAGATCACCGCGCTCAACGATGTGGCCAAAGCGGCCATTGCCGGGCAATACGGTTTCAGGGCTGGGGTGCCCAAGGTGGTGGTCATTGCCACCGATGCCACGGCCCATACCACTCCGACGGAAATCGCTCAGACTGCGGCCAATCTGGCTGCGGCCAACATCATTCCGATCTTTTTGGTGGCGGATGGATGGGTTGACTACGATGAAACCGGATTTTATCAAGATATCGTCGATCAATTTGGACGGGGTGCGGTGGTGGAGTTGACCACTACCAGCAGCAATCTGGTGGATGCGATTCGTGCGGGTCTGGAGACCGCCTTGTCGGATTTGGCCTTGACCATCAGCGGCGATGAATACGGTTATGCTTCGGTGGTGGATCATAGCGCGTCGGCGACCGGGTTGCATACCTGGACGGTGGAGTTGGATGCCTCATTGATGAGCAGTCACAGCGCGGACACCTTGACCATGTGCGTGACCGACGACGATGGCAACGTGCTGAGCGATGTCACCACGGTCAATGTGGCGACGACCATCGATGAGATTTTCGGTACCAACTACAGTGACAGTCTCACCGGGCATCAGGGGGACAACGTCATCAATGGCGGGGCCGGGGATGATACCATTTATGGCCTGGGGGGCAACGACACGCTTTACGGCGGAGATGGCACCGATAAACTTTATGGTGGAGATGGCAACGACACCCTGGATGGTGGCGCTGGCAACGACACCCTGGATGGTGGAGCCGGCAATGACACCCTGACCGGTGGAGCCGGCAACGACATCCTGACCGGTGGAACCGGCAACGATATTTTGGATGGTGGAACGGGTAACGATGTCATGATGGGTAACGATGGCAACGATATCTTCTTGTTGCGTGCCGGTGGCGGCAATGATTCGGTGCAGGGGGGAATGGGCAACGGTTGGACGGATGTGGTGCGGTTGGAAGGAGTCGATGCCATACCGGGTGTGCAGTTGGATCACGTGGGGAACTGGACCCTGGAAACCAGTGCGGATTACACGATGGTGGATGGTGCCATTCAATTCGACGCCGGGGATGCCTCGGGGGTGATCACCCTGTGGGATGGCAGCCAGATCGCCTTTGAAGGCATTGAGCGTATCGAGCGGGTGTGA
- a CDS encoding hemerythrin family protein, whose protein sequence is MSVDLMQPIVWRVDFSTGVGMIDDQHRVLINMLNDAATKLTDQSSLEEVGRIVQGLVNYTDYHFKTEERAISEQGYDAIRPADAEAHIGQHRDFVEKVIAVRERIRNGHRVPKDELVAFLSSWLTSHILHSDKALGAFILDRKIRESR, encoded by the coding sequence ATGTCTGTTGACCTGATGCAACCGATTGTCTGGCGTGTGGATTTTTCGACCGGGGTCGGGATGATTGATGATCAGCACCGTGTGTTGATTAATATGCTCAACGACGCGGCGACCAAACTGACCGATCAGAGCAGCCTGGAGGAGGTTGGTCGGATTGTGCAGGGATTGGTGAATTATACCGACTATCATTTCAAGACCGAGGAAAGAGCCATCAGCGAGCAGGGATATGACGCCATACGTCCTGCGGATGCGGAAGCTCATATCGGGCAGCATCGGGATTTTGTCGAAAAGGTGATTGCGGTGCGCGAACGGATTCGGAACGGTCATCGGGTTCCCAAAGACGAACTGGTGGCTTTTTTGTCCAGTTGGCTGACCAGTCATATTCTTCATTCGGACAAGGCGTTGGGTGCCTTCATCCTGGATAGGAAGATCCGTGAGTCGCGTTAA
- a CDS encoding HAMP domain-containing protein, which translates to MRFGLREKMMLFLAGGVLLIGGVTLVMVYSVQERIQLELIRYSVERYVLLHREKTLGGIQGDLILARKMADSEVLRRWVLDPSDAHASGPAVRELGSLIGLFSTHVAFVASKSAGYYYFADAKSIAALDGSARLEPTKLLNTTDKEHEWFYKTLANPEPYHFNVAHDAQLNQTKLWINVVMKAGNEAVGVVGTGIDITQFIETFIKGSEQGVTGLFVNEDGAIQGHADPALIALNAPIQSERASSTIWKLLANDQERSELKSAMNRVKLGGGSDWVGLTLQGTPRVAGVAYLAPLKWYTIAVFDRSSVLGTGYFLVVLIAMVAAMLASVLAVFEVANRLVVIPLRQVADGTRRVTEGDFSVRLPERRSDEIGEVMAAFNRMTCQIAESRRLLQTNVATITAALQRAGGHEQLARVFFSNVAPLLDLGLGGFHRLDGTRGVLVACGGYARARGNDELLETPLGFGLVGQCAIEQRTIMVDHLPPDYPAIGSMLGSAPPTVLMLVPIMHAGTLLGVIELASFRRFREEELTLLDGLLTVVAMCMEIIERNERGKSQLLESSR; encoded by the coding sequence ATGCGTTTTGGTTTGCGTGAAAAGATGATGCTGTTTTTGGCCGGAGGTGTGCTCCTGATCGGGGGGGTGACGCTGGTCATGGTCTATTCCGTTCAGGAGCGCATCCAGCTTGAATTGATTCGTTATTCGGTGGAGCGTTATGTCCTATTGCATCGGGAGAAGACTCTGGGAGGGATCCAGGGGGATCTGATTCTGGCCCGGAAAATGGCGGATTCCGAGGTGTTGCGGCGCTGGGTGTTGGATCCGTCCGATGCCCACGCCTCCGGCCCGGCTGTGCGGGAGTTGGGCAGTCTGATCGGTCTTTTTTCTACCCACGTGGCGTTTGTGGCCTCCAAGTCCGCAGGGTATTATTATTTCGCGGATGCCAAGTCCATTGCCGCACTCGACGGTTCCGCCAGGTTGGAACCGACCAAACTCCTGAACACCACGGACAAGGAGCATGAATGGTTTTACAAGACCTTGGCCAATCCGGAACCGTATCATTTCAATGTGGCCCATGATGCGCAGTTGAATCAGACGAAACTTTGGATCAACGTCGTCATGAAAGCCGGCAATGAGGCGGTCGGGGTGGTGGGAACCGGGATTGACATTACTCAATTCATCGAAACTTTCATCAAGGGCAGCGAACAGGGGGTGACGGGTCTGTTCGTCAACGAGGATGGGGCCATTCAGGGGCATGCGGACCCCGCCCTGATCGCCTTGAACGCCCCCATCCAGTCGGAGCGGGCCTCATCGACCATCTGGAAACTGCTGGCCAATGATCAGGAACGATCCGAACTCAAATCGGCCATGAATCGGGTCAAGTTGGGGGGCGGAAGCGATTGGGTGGGCTTGACCCTTCAGGGCACCCCCAGAGTCGCGGGGGTCGCCTATCTCGCGCCGCTGAAATGGTACACCATCGCGGTGTTCGACCGGTCCAGCGTGTTGGGAACCGGATATTTTCTGGTGGTGTTGATCGCCATGGTGGCGGCGATGTTGGCCTCGGTGCTGGCGGTGTTCGAGGTGGCCAACCGGCTGGTGGTGATCCCGTTGCGACAGGTGGCCGATGGAACCCGTCGGGTCACGGAGGGGGATTTTTCGGTACGGTTGCCGGAGCGTCGTTCCGACGAGATCGGCGAAGTGATGGCTGCCTTCAACCGCATGACCTGTCAGATCGCCGAGTCCCGTCGTCTGTTGCAGACCAATGTGGCGACCATTACGGCGGCCTTGCAGCGGGCGGGCGGTCACGAGCAGTTGGCACGGGTTTTTTTCAGCAATGTGGCGCCATTGCTGGATTTGGGTTTGGGAGGGTTTCACCGGCTGGATGGGACACGGGGGGTGCTGGTGGCCTGTGGCGGTTATGCGCGGGCGCGGGGCAATGATGAACTCCTGGAGACCCCGTTGGGTTTTGGACTGGTCGGCCAGTGCGCCATCGAACAGCGGACCATTATGGTGGACCATCTGCCACCGGATTATCCCGCCATCGGTTCGATGTTGGGTTCCGCCCCGCCGACGGTGTTGATGCTGGTGCCGATCATGCACGCGGGAACCTTGCTGGGGGTGATCGAACTGGCGTCGTTCCGGCGGTTTCGGGAAGAGGAGTTGACGTTGCTGGATGGCTTGTTGACCGTGGTGGCCATGTGCATGGAGATCATCGAGCGCAACGAGCGTGGCAAGAGTCAACTCCTGGAGTCTTCGCGATGA